The genomic window CAGCCGGAGCAGAAAAAGACGAAAGAAACAAATGTATTTCTGCTGGAATGGATGATTATATTTCAAAACCTATTATGAAAGGAAGTGTTGAGGAAACATTAATTAAGTGGCTTGGGTAATTTTTTATTCAGTAATAGTCGCGGTTTCTGAAAAAAATTAGAATTTAAAAAGCAGTCTTTTACACTAAAAATTTAATAAAATCTTTTTTAAAAACATTCATCTCCGATTGCAAAATTTATCATAAAAAATATATAAATTCGTACAATCAATTCGATAATAAGTTTAAAAACAATTCAATATGAAGTGGCTCGGCAGAAGACAAAGTGACAATGTAGAAGACAGAAGAGGTTTATCCGGCGGGAAAGTAATCGCAGGAGGCGGTGTTATTGGTATAATTATTTTATTACTTAATGTTTTTGGCGGCGAAACCGGCCAGCAGATAGCACCAATTCTAGAACAAATGCAGGGCGGACAGTCACAAACTGAAACTGCAGTTCCTTTAAGCAAAGAGGACGAAGAAATGGGAAACTTTGTAAAAGTTATTTTGGCCGATAATGAGGACATCTGGAGCAAAATTTTTTCAGAAAACGGAATGACATACGAGAAACCAAAATTAGTTCTTTTTAAAGGCTCTGTACAAACTGCCTGCGGTGGTGCATCATCAGCTTCTGGTCCGTTTTATTGTCCTGGAGACCGTAAGGTTTATATGGATTTAGCTTTTTTCGAAGAATTAAAAACAAAATTTGGTGCTAAAGGAGGTGACTTTGCGATCGCATATGTTATTGCGCATGAAATTGGTCATCACATTCAAACCTTATTAGGAACATCCTCCAAAATGCGTCAGGACCAACAAG from Flavobacterium fluviale includes these protein-coding regions:
- the ypfJ gene encoding KPN_02809 family neutral zinc metallopeptidase; amino-acid sequence: MKWLGRRQSDNVEDRRGLSGGKVIAGGGVIGIIILLLNVFGGETGQQIAPILEQMQGGQSQTETAVPLSKEDEEMGNFVKVILADNEDIWSKIFSENGMTYEKPKLVLFKGSVQTACGGASSASGPFYCPGDRKVYMDLAFFEELKTKFGAKGGDFAIAYVIAHEIGHHIQTLLGTSSKMRQDQQGKSEAEANKLSVALELQADFYAGVWAHYNQENLDPGDIEEALSAANAVGDDAIQSKMQGHVVPDSFTHGTSEQRMYWFTKGFKSGDIKQGNTFDEIR